In a genomic window of Occallatibacter riparius:
- a CDS encoding bifunctional homocysteine S-methyltransferase/methylenetetrahydrofolate reductase — protein MPAFSELIGDRPVLADGAMGTMINSRGVPISRCYAELNVSDPALILSIHEEYLQAGAEILETNTFGANRFQLARHGLADKVAEFNAAAVRIARQAADGLKQKNGGDVWVAGTLGPLGVPLEPLGKTGLDEARAAYEEQVRALVAAGVDMIIIETMMALNQAREAVLAARTAAPDHPVLVMMTVDDDSNCLDGASPAHAAAALTEAGADAVGINCSSGPATVLTAIEGMRAATSLPIAAMPNAGLPRAVDGRNMYFCSPEYMASFARKALAAGAQIIGGCCGTTPHHIRAMRAAVRAFEGEMHITDPGSVIEISSETPPLKIGERSRFGALLDKGTFITLVEMMPPRGIDCSHELEGARMLASRGVHAISVMDSLRATARISAQSLCIQIKEHTGVETVVHYTCRDRNLLSIQSDLLGAASLGLRNVLCMTGAPPKQGNYPDATAVFDVDSIGLVNVLRLLNHGLDIGANPFGASTNFTIGVTANPGAPDIENELHRLRFKVEAGAEYVITQPVFDLTLLEQFIRRIEVYRIPVIAGIWPLTSLRNAEFMKNDLRVSVPEWIMLRMAQASTGDGALKEGTRIAQEMVEAVRPSVQGVQLSLPRNQYAAAAEVLAAVVSA, from the coding sequence ATGCCTGCCTTCTCTGAGCTAATCGGCGATCGCCCGGTGCTGGCTGACGGCGCCATGGGCACGATGATCAACAGCCGCGGCGTGCCTATCAGCCGGTGCTATGCAGAGCTGAACGTGTCAGACCCGGCGCTGATCCTGTCGATTCATGAGGAGTATCTGCAGGCGGGCGCGGAAATTCTGGAGACCAACACATTCGGCGCGAATCGCTTCCAACTGGCGCGGCATGGGCTGGCCGATAAAGTGGCTGAGTTCAATGCGGCTGCTGTACGAATAGCCAGGCAGGCTGCGGACGGGCTGAAGCAGAAGAACGGCGGCGATGTCTGGGTGGCGGGAACGCTGGGTCCGCTGGGGGTTCCGCTGGAGCCGCTGGGCAAGACAGGCCTGGACGAGGCACGGGCCGCTTACGAAGAACAGGTACGAGCGCTGGTTGCGGCGGGCGTGGACATGATCATCATCGAAACGATGATGGCGCTGAACCAGGCGCGCGAGGCCGTGCTGGCGGCGCGAACGGCGGCTCCGGATCATCCCGTGCTGGTAATGATGACGGTGGATGACGACAGCAACTGCCTGGATGGGGCGTCGCCTGCGCATGCAGCCGCGGCCCTGACAGAGGCCGGCGCAGATGCGGTGGGGATCAATTGCTCGTCTGGCCCGGCCACGGTGCTGACTGCGATTGAAGGGATGCGCGCCGCGACTTCGCTGCCAATTGCGGCGATGCCGAATGCGGGGCTTCCGCGGGCGGTGGATGGGCGCAATATGTATTTCTGTTCGCCGGAGTATATGGCGAGCTTTGCGCGCAAGGCGCTGGCGGCGGGGGCGCAGATCATTGGCGGATGCTGCGGGACGACTCCGCACCATATTCGCGCGATGCGCGCGGCGGTGCGCGCGTTCGAGGGCGAAATGCACATCACGGATCCCGGCTCGGTGATTGAGATCAGCAGCGAGACGCCTCCGTTGAAGATTGGAGAGCGGTCGCGGTTCGGGGCATTGCTCGACAAGGGTACGTTTATCACGCTGGTGGAGATGATGCCGCCGCGCGGAATTGACTGCTCCCATGAGCTTGAGGGCGCGCGGATGCTGGCGAGCCGCGGCGTGCATGCGATCAGCGTGATGGATTCGCTGCGGGCGACGGCGCGGATCAGCGCGCAGAGCCTGTGCATCCAGATCAAGGAGCACACAGGCGTTGAGACGGTGGTGCACTACACGTGCCGCGACCGCAATCTGCTGAGCATCCAGTCGGATCTGCTAGGCGCGGCTTCGCTGGGCTTGCGAAACGTGTTGTGCATGACAGGCGCTCCGCCGAAACAGGGAAATTATCCCGATGCTACGGCGGTGTTCGATGTGGATTCGATTGGCCTGGTGAATGTGTTGCGGCTTCTGAATCACGGGCTCGATATCGGGGCGAATCCGTTTGGCGCCAGCACGAATTTCACGATCGGCGTGACGGCCAATCCAGGGGCTCCGGATATTGAGAATGAGTTGCATAGGCTTCGCTTCAAGGTGGAGGCGGGGGCCGAGTATGTGATTACGCAGCCGGTGTTCGATCTGACACTGCTGGAGCAGTTCATCCGAAGGATCGAGGTGTATCGGATCCCGGTGATTGCGGGGATCTGGCCGCTGACGAGCCTGCGGAACGCGGAGTTCATGAAGAACGATCTGCGGGTCTCAGTGCCGGAGTGGATCATGTTGCGCATGGCGCAGGCGAGCACAGGCGACGGCGCTCTTAAGGAAGGCACACGCATCGCGCAGGAGATGGTGGAGGCGGTGCGGCCATCTGTACAGGGCGTGCAGTTGAGCCTGCCACGGAATCAGTATGCGGCGGCGGCTGAGGTGCTGGCGGCAGTGGTGTCGGCGTAG
- the bshB1 gene encoding bacillithiol biosynthesis deacetylase BshB1 gives MQSPFTADILAIAAHRDDVEQTCGGTLLRSAARGLRTAILDLTQGEAGTRGTADDRAREANEAARILGVGWRQALDLADGAIANTLENRIKIVRVLRELRPRVVILPYWQARHPDHAIVASLGYEACFLSGLAKIDTGTAPHRPFKIVYASLYADVRPTFIVDITPFIEQRHASLMAYQSQYANQPSGSTLFVPEEEIRERTFAEARHYGLLAGVLHGEPFVQKEVGLVDDLTLVPVQSL, from the coding sequence ATGCAATCCCCCTTCACCGCCGACATCCTCGCCATCGCCGCCCACCGTGACGACGTCGAACAGACCTGTGGCGGAACCCTTCTCCGCTCCGCCGCCCGCGGCCTCCGCACCGCCATCCTCGACCTCACCCAGGGCGAAGCCGGCACCCGCGGCACCGCCGATGACCGTGCCCGCGAAGCCAACGAAGCCGCCCGCATCCTCGGCGTCGGCTGGCGTCAAGCCCTGGACCTGGCCGACGGCGCCATCGCCAACACTCTCGAGAACCGTATCAAGATCGTCCGCGTCCTCCGCGAACTCCGCCCCCGCGTCGTCATTCTTCCGTACTGGCAGGCCCGACACCCCGATCACGCCATCGTTGCCTCGCTCGGCTATGAAGCCTGTTTCCTCTCAGGCCTCGCCAAAATCGACACCGGCACCGCGCCCCATCGCCCCTTCAAAATCGTCTACGCCAGCCTCTACGCCGACGTGCGCCCCACCTTCATCGTCGACATTACTCCGTTCATCGAACAACGCCACGCCTCGCTCATGGCCTACCAGTCCCAGTACGCCAACCAGCCCTCCGGCAGCACCCTCTTTGTGCCCGAAGAAGAGATCCGCGAGCGCACCTTCGCTGAAGCCCGCCACTACGGCCTCCTCGCCGGCGTCCTCCACGGCGAACCCTTCGTGCAGAAGGAAGTCGGTCTGGTCGACGACCTGACCCTCGTCCCCGTGCAATCCCTCTAA
- a CDS encoding cold-shock protein, whose protein sequence is MEQGTVKWFNDAKGFGFLTRPNGEDVFVHFSAIQTQGFKSLQEGQAVTFNVVKGPKGLQAENVQIA, encoded by the coding sequence ATGGAACAAGGAACAGTGAAGTGGTTTAACGACGCCAAGGGGTTCGGTTTTCTTACCCGTCCCAACGGCGAGGACGTCTTCGTGCATTTCTCGGCAATTCAGACCCAGGGCTTCAAGAGCCTGCAGGAAGGCCAGGCCGTGACCTTCAACGTAGTCAAAGGCCCCAAGGGCCTTCAAGCCGAAAACGTACAGATCGCCTGA
- a CDS encoding acyl carrier protein → MGLDGVEIILRSEELFGIDIDDKEAATVETVGDFYELICSKLLLSPLQPPVTSEELPVISEEEKRFWFLSRQTPSPAPPDILPWSPQSVWDCIVAIFVDQQGLRLEEIAYNARIATDLGVD, encoded by the coding sequence ATGGGACTCGATGGGGTAGAAATCATCCTTCGTTCTGAAGAACTATTCGGCATCGACATTGACGATAAGGAAGCCGCTACGGTTGAAACCGTGGGAGATTTTTACGAATTGATTTGTTCCAAGCTGCTTCTATCTCCCTTGCAGCCCCCTGTAACTTCTGAAGAGCTCCCGGTCATCTCGGAAGAAGAAAAACGATTCTGGTTTCTAAGCCGTCAAACTCCGTCGCCTGCTCCCCCAGATATCCTTCCGTGGTCACCTCAAAGCGTGTGGGATTGCATCGTCGCCATCTTCGTCGATCAGCAAGGATTGCGCCTTGAAGAGATCGCCTACAACGCGAGGATCGCAACCGATCTAGGCGTCGACTAA
- a CDS encoding DUF421 domain-containing protein, translated as MALFTILRAAFGYLFLVFIVRIVGRRPGKQLTPFEFVLVFYLGGLTLTGLVGTEMSLTNAFCQIVTIALSHYVLTLFRMRSDTFTRVLCGTPLVLLDRGKWRSRTLSNQRLQDDDVMDMAREQGIRDLAGIKIAVLETFGQINILPAEQKKEETTGESPNAE; from the coding sequence GTGGCACTCTTTACAATCCTTCGCGCGGCATTCGGATACCTCTTTCTCGTCTTCATCGTCCGTATCGTCGGACGCCGCCCCGGCAAGCAACTCACGCCCTTCGAGTTCGTCCTCGTCTTCTACCTCGGCGGACTCACCCTCACCGGCCTTGTCGGCACAGAAATGTCGCTAACCAACGCCTTCTGCCAGATCGTCACCATCGCCCTCAGCCACTACGTACTCACGCTGTTCCGCATGCGTTCTGACACATTCACACGCGTGCTCTGCGGCACTCCTCTCGTCCTCCTCGACCGCGGCAAGTGGCGCTCCCGCACCCTCAGCAATCAGCGCCTCCAGGACGACGACGTCATGGACATGGCCCGCGAGCAAGGCATCCGCGACCTCGCCGGAATCAAGATCGCCGTCCTCGAAACCTTCGGGCAAATCAACATCCTTCCCGCCGAGCAGAAGAAAGAAGAAACCACCGGCGAATCACCCAACGCGGAGTAA
- a CDS encoding DUF421 domain-containing protein, protein MSTILHAIIGYFILLFAVRILRRRAGAQMTMYEYVLIFLLGGVIILSTVGNDRSVTNCTCAVIVVAFIHRTLAFAKSKSPRIGAILDGTPVVIIRKGEWQQNVIHNTGLRSQDIEAAARGMGLTRIEDIDYAILERNGSISVIKK, encoded by the coding sequence ATGTCCACCATCCTTCACGCCATCATCGGATACTTCATCCTTCTCTTCGCCGTGCGCATTCTCCGACGCCGCGCTGGCGCGCAGATGACGATGTACGAATACGTCCTTATCTTCCTGCTCGGCGGAGTCATCATTCTCTCTACCGTCGGCAACGACCGCTCCGTCACCAACTGCACCTGCGCCGTCATCGTCGTCGCCTTCATCCATCGCACCCTCGCCTTTGCGAAAAGCAAAAGCCCCCGCATCGGAGCCATCCTCGACGGCACACCCGTCGTCATCATCCGCAAAGGTGAGTGGCAGCAAAACGTCATCCACAACACCGGCCTCCGCTCCCAGGACATCGAAGCCGCCGCACGCGGCATGGGCCTCACCCGCATCGAAGACATCGACTACGCCATCCTTGAGCGCAACGGCTCCATCAGCGTAATCAAAAAGTGA
- a CDS encoding MFS transporter translates to METDIPQRLDRLPWSRWHARIIFALGTSWLLDGLEVTMVGSLSGILESKSGLRLTDPQVTGAATTYLAGAVTGALLFGYLTDRLGRRKLFLVTLATYSLATIASAFSWGIFSFSLFRFFTGIGIGGEYAAINSAVDELIPGKVRGTVDLVVNGTFWVGATIGSLAAMFLISGHLPQNTGWRYAFGVGGSLGILVLILRLFVPESPRWLMLRGREEEAGNIVSEIENRASHGDATSLPEPEGEKLKIKVRDHTPLGEIFRNMAGENRKRSILALVLMASQSFFFNAVFFSYALVIKRFFHIGDRDLPMHLLPFAVASFLGPILLAKLYDTIGRKPMITASYGIAGLLLAASLYPFAHGMLGPRGMGIWFSCIFFIASSAASAAYLTVSEIFPLEIRAFAIAIFYAIGTLIGGVGAPYLFGVLIATGSRPWVAFGYGLGALFMLTGALFEHFIGVEAAGKSLESISKPLQSTDEAA, encoded by the coding sequence GTGGAAACCGACATCCCCCAGCGCCTCGATCGACTCCCGTGGTCCCGTTGGCATGCCCGTATCATCTTCGCCCTCGGCACTTCCTGGCTCCTCGACGGCCTCGAGGTCACGATGGTCGGCTCCCTCTCCGGCATCCTCGAAAGCAAATCCGGCCTCCGCCTCACCGACCCGCAGGTCACCGGAGCCGCCACCACCTACCTCGCCGGAGCCGTCACCGGCGCCCTCCTCTTCGGATACCTCACCGACCGCCTCGGCCGCCGCAAGCTCTTTCTCGTCACCCTCGCGACTTACTCGCTGGCCACCATCGCCAGCGCCTTCTCCTGGGGAATCTTCTCCTTCTCGCTTTTCCGCTTCTTCACCGGCATCGGCATCGGCGGCGAATACGCCGCCATCAACTCCGCCGTCGACGAGCTCATCCCCGGAAAGGTCCGCGGCACCGTCGACCTGGTCGTCAACGGAACCTTCTGGGTCGGCGCCACGATCGGTTCGCTTGCCGCCATGTTCCTGATCTCCGGCCATCTCCCCCAGAACACCGGCTGGCGCTACGCCTTCGGGGTCGGCGGATCGCTCGGCATCCTCGTGCTCATCCTCCGCCTCTTCGTGCCTGAGAGTCCCCGCTGGCTCATGCTCCGCGGCCGCGAAGAAGAAGCCGGCAACATCGTCTCCGAAATCGAAAACCGCGCCAGCCACGGCGACGCCACCTCGCTCCCTGAACCCGAAGGCGAAAAACTCAAGATCAAGGTCCGCGACCACACCCCCCTCGGCGAAATCTTCCGCAACATGGCCGGCGAAAACCGCAAGCGCTCCATCCTTGCCCTTGTACTCATGGCATCGCAATCATTCTTCTTCAACGCCGTCTTCTTCTCCTATGCGCTGGTCATCAAGAGGTTCTTCCACATCGGCGACCGCGATCTGCCCATGCACCTGCTGCCCTTCGCCGTCGCCAGCTTCCTCGGCCCGATCCTCCTCGCCAAGCTTTACGACACCATCGGACGCAAGCCCATGATCACCGCCAGCTACGGCATCGCAGGTCTGCTCCTTGCCGCGTCACTCTACCCTTTCGCGCACGGAATGCTCGGCCCCCGCGGCATGGGCATCTGGTTCAGTTGCATCTTCTTCATCGCCTCCTCAGCCGCCTCCGCCGCCTACCTCACCGTCAGCGAAATCTTCCCCCTCGAAATCCGCGCCTTCGCCATCGCCATCTTCTACGCCATCGGCACCCTCATCGGCGGAGTCGGCGCACCCTACCTCTTCGGAGTCCTCATCGCTACCGGCTCCCGCCCCTGGGTCGCCTTCGGCTACGGACTAGGTGCGCTCTTCATGCTCACCGGCGCCCTCTTCGAGCACTTCATAGGAGTAGAAGCCGCCGGCAAGAGCCTGGAGTCCATCTCCAAGCCTCTCCAGAGCACCGACGAAGCTGCCTGA